A single genomic interval of Sinorhizobium garamanticum harbors:
- the metG gene encoding methionine--tRNA ligase codes for MRDTSPFYITTAISYPNGRPHIGHAYELIATDAMARYQRLDGREVFFLTGTDEHGQKMQQTAKKEGISAQELADRNSAEFKKMAVLLNASNDDFIRTTEKRHHEASQAIWIRMGEAGDLYKDSYVGWYSVRDEAYYQESETELRDDGVRYGPQGTPVEWVEEESYFFRLSAYQEKLLKHYEENPDFIGPAERRNEVISFVKSGLKDLSVSRTTFDWGIKVPNDPAHVMYVWVDALTNYLTATGYLTDPTGPRAKFWPANIHVIGKDIIRFHAVYWPAFLMSAGLQLPKRVFAHGFLLNKGEKMSKSLGNVVDPFNLVEHFGLDQIRYFFLREVSFGQDGSYSEEGIATRINSDLANGIGNLASRSLSMIVKNCDGQIPVCGPLTDEDKAMLASADALLETTRDDMGKQLIHRALAAIIAVVSETDRYFAGQEPWALKKTDPERMATVLYVTAEVVRQIAILLQPFMPESAGKLLDLVAVPADKRDFAHLGEAGRLVSGTPLEAPKPVFPRYVAPEV; via the coding sequence ATGAGAGATACTTCCCCCTTCTACATCACGACCGCGATTTCCTATCCGAACGGCAGGCCGCATATCGGCCACGCCTATGAGTTGATCGCGACGGATGCGATGGCGCGCTATCAGCGACTGGACGGGCGCGAGGTCTTCTTCCTGACCGGCACGGACGAGCACGGCCAGAAGATGCAGCAGACCGCGAAGAAGGAAGGCATTTCCGCGCAGGAGCTCGCCGATCGCAACTCGGCCGAATTCAAGAAGATGGCCGTGCTTCTCAACGCCTCCAACGACGATTTCATCCGCACCACCGAAAAGCGCCATCACGAGGCGTCGCAGGCGATTTGGATCCGCATGGGAGAGGCGGGCGATCTCTATAAGGATTCCTATGTCGGATGGTACTCCGTCCGCGACGAGGCCTATTATCAGGAAAGCGAGACAGAGCTGCGCGACGACGGCGTGCGCTATGGACCGCAAGGCACTCCGGTCGAGTGGGTGGAGGAGGAGAGCTACTTCTTCCGCCTCTCCGCCTATCAGGAAAAGCTCCTCAAGCACTACGAAGAGAACCCGGATTTCATCGGGCCGGCCGAGCGGCGAAACGAGGTCATTTCGTTCGTTAAGTCGGGGCTTAAGGATCTCTCAGTTTCGCGTACGACCTTTGATTGGGGCATCAAGGTGCCGAACGATCCGGCCCACGTCATGTATGTCTGGGTGGACGCGCTGACGAACTACCTCACCGCGACGGGGTATCTCACCGATCCGACAGGCCCGCGCGCAAAATTCTGGCCGGCGAATATCCATGTCATCGGCAAGGACATCATCCGCTTCCATGCCGTCTACTGGCCGGCCTTCCTGATGTCGGCCGGCCTGCAGCTGCCGAAGCGCGTCTTTGCTCACGGCTTCCTGCTCAACAAAGGCGAGAAGATGTCGAAGTCGCTCGGCAACGTCGTGGATCCGTTCAATTTGGTCGAACACTTCGGGCTCGACCAGATTCGTTACTTTTTCCTGCGAGAGGTTTCCTTTGGCCAGGACGGCAGCTACAGCGAGGAGGGGATAGCGACACGCATCAACTCCGACCTTGCCAACGGCATCGGCAACCTTGCCAGCCGCTCGCTGTCGATGATCGTGAAGAACTGCGACGGCCAGATACCAGTCTGCGGGCCACTGACAGACGAGGACAAGGCAATGTTGGCCTCTGCCGATGCCCTGCTCGAGACGACGCGCGACGATATGGGCAAGCAGCTCATCCACCGTGCGCTCGCCGCAATCATAGCTGTTGTTTCCGAGACCGACCGCTATTTCGCGGGGCAGGAGCCCTGGGCTTTGAAGAAAACGGACCCGGAGCGGATGGCGACGGTGCTTTACGTCACCGCCGAAGTGGTCCGTCAGATCGCGATCCTGCTGCAGCCTTTCATGCCGGAATCGGCTGGCAAGCTTCTCGACCTCGTCGCCGTACCGGCCGACAAGCGTGATTTTGCTCATCTCGGCGAAGCCGGACGTCTTGTCTCCGGAACGCCGCTCGAGGCACCAAAGCCGGTCTTCCCGCGCTACGTGGCGCCGGAAGTATAA
- a CDS encoding TatD family hydrolase, translating to MLIDTHCHLDFPDFGAERDAIIERAAAAGVAQMVTISTRVKRFDTILAIAEAYPNVFCSVGTHPHNADEELDITTEDLVRLSSHPKVVAIGEAGLDYFYDNAPRDVQAEGLRRHIAAARETGLPLVIHSRSADEDMAAILTEESGKGAFPFLLHCFSSGPDLARVGVELGGYISFSGILTFPKSQEIRDIAKTIPHDRMIVETDAPYLAPKPFRGKRNEPAFVAHTAEVLAETIGVSPAEIAEITTDNALRIFSKMPRL from the coding sequence ATGCTGATCGACACCCATTGCCATCTGGACTTTCCGGACTTCGGGGCCGAGCGCGACGCGATCATCGAACGCGCCGCCGCGGCCGGTGTTGCGCAGATGGTGACGATTTCGACGCGTGTAAAGCGGTTCGATACGATCCTTGCGATCGCCGAAGCCTATCCGAATGTGTTTTGTTCCGTTGGTACGCATCCGCACAACGCGGACGAGGAACTTGATATCACCACGGAAGATCTCGTTCGCCTCTCGTCGCATCCGAAAGTGGTTGCGATCGGCGAGGCGGGGCTCGACTATTTCTACGACAACGCACCGCGCGACGTGCAGGCTGAAGGGCTGCGCCGCCACATCGCGGCCGCGCGCGAGACAGGGCTGCCGCTCGTCATCCATAGCCGTTCGGCGGACGAAGACATGGCGGCGATCCTGACCGAAGAAAGCGGGAAGGGGGCCTTCCCTTTCCTACTCCATTGCTTCTCGTCGGGTCCTGATCTCGCGCGGGTTGGCGTCGAGCTCGGCGGCTATATATCCTTTTCCGGCATCCTGACCTTTCCGAAGTCGCAGGAGATCAGGGATATCGCGAAGACGATCCCGCACGACCGGATGATCGTCGAGACGGATGCACCGTATCTGGCGCCAAAACCGTTCCGCGGCAAGCGCAACGAGCCGGCCTTTGTTGCGCATACCGCAGAAGTGCTGGCGGAAACGATCGGCGTTTCACCCGCGGAAATTGCCGAGATTACGACCGACAACGCCTTGCGCATCTTCTCGAAAATGCCGAGGCTCTGA
- a CDS encoding IS30 family transposase — MSQCYLQLTLPDRRRVHQLLERKVPIAEIARQLGRHRSTIYRELKRNTFHDAEFPEYSGYYSGIANDISKERRRRLRKLSRHAQLRELVIEQLKALWSPEQIAGRLLADGVSAVRVCTETIYRFIYSKEDYALELYQHLPEGRRKRRPRRSRKPRDGSIPLDCRISQRPDFIADRSQFGHWEGDLLIFRRDLGEANVTSLVERKSRYTVMIKNGSRHSRPLIDKIIDAFSPLPAFARQSFTFDRGTEFRGFKALEDGLGARSWFCDPNSPWQKGAVENTNKRIRRFVPSDTDLSAVSQPQLVALAHHLNSLPRKCLGYRTPAEVFMAHLRDCG; from the coding sequence ATGTCGCAGTGCTATTTGCAGCTCACCCTTCCCGATCGCCGACGCGTGCATCAGCTTCTCGAACGCAAGGTGCCGATTGCTGAGATCGCCCGCCAACTCGGTCGGCATCGATCGACGATCTATCGTGAACTGAAGCGCAATACCTTTCATGATGCCGAGTTTCCGGAATACAGCGGCTATTACAGCGGTATCGCCAACGACATCTCGAAGGAGCGTCGGCGACGGCTGCGCAAGCTCAGCCGCCACGCGCAATTACGCGAACTGGTCATCGAGCAGCTGAAGGCACTTTGGTCGCCGGAGCAGATCGCCGGCCGTCTGCTTGCCGATGGTGTGAGCGCCGTCCGCGTCTGCACCGAGACGATCTATCGCTTCATCTATAGCAAGGAAGATTATGCGCTGGAGCTCTATCAGCATCTGCCGGAAGGCCGTCGTAAGCGCCGCCCACGCCGCTCCCGCAAACCCCGTGACGGCTCGATCCCGTTGGACTGCAGGATCAGCCAACGCCCTGATTTCATTGCCGATCGCTCTCAGTTCGGCCACTGGGAGGGTGATCTCCTGATCTTCCGGCGCGACCTTGGTGAAGCCAATGTCACCTCGCTGGTCGAGCGCAAGAGCCGCTACACGGTGATGATCAAGAATGGCAGCCGTCACTCTCGTCCGCTCATCGACAAGATCATCGATGCCTTCTCACCGCTACCCGCCTTTGCCCGGCAGAGCTTCACCTTCGACCGTGGTACCGAGTTTCGCGGTTTCAAGGCTTTGGAAGATGGACTCGGCGCCAGGAGCTGGTTTTGCGATCCGAATTCACCGTGGCAGAAAGGCGCGGTCGAGAACACCAACAAGCGCATCCGTCGCTTTGTGCCGAGCGATACGGACCTGTCCGCCGTCAGCCAGCCGCAACTGGTCGCCCTCGCCCACCATCTCAATTCACTGCCCAGGAAGTGCCTTGGTTACCGCACGCCCGCCGAGGTCTTCATGGCCCATTTGCGCGATTGCGGGTAA
- a CDS encoding MBL fold metallo-hydrolase, protein MAFRRAFTILGCGSSPGVPRITGDWGACDPSNPRNRRMRAALLIEQFAPDGGKTTVVVDTGPDFRAQMVAADVRHIDAVLYTHAHADHLHGIDDLRGFVIENRRCVPIWADAFTMSAIRERFRYCVESPPGSGYPPIVEPNLITEDLSPVTVHGAGGPISFTPLMQFHGNTHSLGFRVGDFAYCSDVSDFPPETVEKLHELDLLVLDTLQYKFHPSHLSLVQSLGWIARLQPKRAVLTHMHVPLDYETLQNETPDHVEPAYDMMRLEFDVTMPSAEEA, encoded by the coding sequence GTGGCATTTCGGCGGGCTTTCACCATTCTCGGATGCGGTTCCTCGCCAGGGGTACCGCGTATTACCGGCGATTGGGGGGCCTGCGATCCATCAAATCCGCGCAACCGGCGTATGCGCGCGGCGCTGCTCATCGAGCAGTTCGCGCCGGACGGCGGCAAGACGACCGTCGTTGTCGATACCGGCCCGGATTTCCGCGCTCAGATGGTTGCCGCCGATGTTCGCCACATCGACGCCGTGCTTTACACGCACGCTCACGCCGATCATCTGCACGGGATCGACGACCTTCGTGGCTTCGTGATCGAAAATCGCAGGTGCGTGCCGATCTGGGCGGACGCGTTCACGATGAGCGCAATCCGCGAGAGATTTCGCTATTGCGTGGAATCGCCGCCAGGAAGCGGTTATCCGCCGATCGTCGAGCCGAACCTCATCACCGAAGATCTGTCGCCAGTTACCGTTCACGGCGCTGGCGGGCCGATTTCGTTCACGCCGTTGATGCAATTTCACGGCAATACCCATTCGCTCGGCTTTCGAGTTGGCGACTTTGCCTATTGCAGCGATGTGAGCGATTTTCCGCCAGAAACGGTCGAGAAGCTGCACGAGCTCGATCTGCTGGTCCTCGACACGCTGCAGTATAAATTCCATCCAAGTCATCTGTCGTTGGTGCAGTCGCTTGGGTGGATCGCAAGGCTTCAGCCGAAGCGTGCCGTGCTGACGCACATGCACGTGCCGCTGGACTATGAAACGCTGCAGAACGAAACGCCGGATCACGTCGAGCCGGCCTACGACATGATGCGCCTCGAGTTCGACGTCACAATGCCGTCCGCTGAAGAAGCGTAA